One genomic window of Danio rerio strain Tuebingen ecotype United States chromosome 24, GRCz12tu, whole genome shotgun sequence includes the following:
- the pabpn1 gene encoding polyadenylate-binding protein 2 isoform X2, with the protein MEEEAEKLKELQNEVEKQMNLSPPPAGPVIMSIEEKIEADGRSIYVGNVDYGATAEELEAHFHGCGSVNRVTILCDKFTGHPKGFAYIEFADKESVRTAMALDESLFRGRQIKVGAKRTNRPGISTTDRGFPRARFRSRGGNFSSRARYYSGYTPPRGRGRAFRGRGRTTSWYSPY; encoded by the exons atggaggaggaggcagaGAAACTGAAGGAGCTACAGAACGAGGTGGAGAAACAGATGAATCTCAGTCCTCCACCTG CTGGCCCTGTCATTATGTCCATTGAAGAGAAGATAGAAGCCGACGGGAGGTCTATTTACGTTGGAAAT GTGGATTATGGTGCTACAGCTGAGGAGTTGGAGGCACATTTCCATGGCTGTGGATCTGTAAACAGAGTCACTATCTTGTGTGATAAGTTTACAGGACATCCCAAAGG GTTTGCTTATATAGAGTTTGCAGACAAGGAGTCTGTTAGGACAGCCATGGCACTGGATGAGTCCTTATTTAGAGGAAGGCAGATTAAG GTTGGGGCCAAGAGAACAAATCGTCCTGGCATTAGCACCACAGACCGCGGTTTCCCTCGGGCCCGCTTCCGCTCACGGGGAGGAAACTTCTCATCCCGGGCGCGTTACTACAGTGGCTACACACCCCCCAGAGGCAGAGGACGGGCCTTCAG
- the pabpn1 gene encoding polyadenylate-binding protein 2 isoform 2 (isoform 2 is encoded by transcript variant 2) has protein sequence MAEFGNGLAEESLLDSDPGHSELEDPGVGDEEPGLDEGEAAIEDPELEAIKARVREMEEEAEKLKELQNEVEKQMNLSPPPAGPVIMSIEEKIEADGRSIYVGNVDYGATAEELEAHFHGCGSVNRVTILCDKFTGHPKGFAYIEFADKESVRTAMALDESLFRGRQIKVGAKRTNRPGISTTDRGFPRARFRSRGGNFSSRARYYSGYTPPRGRGRAFRGRGRTTSWYSPY, from the exons ATGGCGGAGTTTGGTAACGGACTGGCAGAGGAGTCTCTGCTGGACTCAGACCCGGGTCACTCAGAACTTGAAGACCCAGGCGTTGGCGATGAAGAACCGGGATTAGACGAGGGGGAGGCCGCTATTGAAGATCCG GAGCTGGAGGCAATTAAAGCCCGGGTGAgagagatggaggaggaggcagaGAAACTGAAGGAGCTACAGAACGAGGTGGAGAAACAGATGAATCTCAGTCCTCCACCTG CTGGCCCTGTCATTATGTCCATTGAAGAGAAGATAGAAGCCGACGGGAGGTCTATTTACGTTGGAAAT GTGGATTATGGTGCTACAGCTGAGGAGTTGGAGGCACATTTCCATGGCTGTGGATCTGTAAACAGAGTCACTATCTTGTGTGATAAGTTTACAGGACATCCCAAAGG GTTTGCTTATATAGAGTTTGCAGACAAGGAGTCTGTTAGGACAGCCATGGCACTGGATGAGTCCTTATTTAGAGGAAGGCAGATTAAG GTTGGGGCCAAGAGAACAAATCGTCCTGGCATTAGCACCACAGACCGCGGTTTCCCTCGGGCCCGCTTCCGCTCACGGGGAGGAAACTTCTCATCCCGGGCGCGTTACTACAGTGGCTACACACCCCCCAGAGGCAGAGGACGGGCCTTCAG
- the zfhx2 gene encoding uncharacterized protein zfhx2 isoform X1, with protein MQEEPEETLVGASNKGSMWLCPLCQESHADRENLSHHLSDKHSVLPACLDKLLTIAAPKHPSIAEDEESKSQNHADDTSQLNSENRNSPTLAFQNENESTDAVDKCGSSEEKELDEEIEGGRNEEIDMGDLESNQDNGEQTIKTSDASVSNGRSVCKNSVAYEFDNSRFKCNACLESFPNRTALSVHYNSTTHIQRMRTGTVKDSDSIPFLSRPYVSTKPYQCAICRVSYNHAITLESHLKSVLHQSRSRSAGNATPSSTANTGTGTMGTRLAPTTIGSNTQLVNTSTSNCVTQANLTATAVTTKDGEQVQPQLAPSLLSSPVASAQAMSAILTLLTSSPNSLPHSILPPLFTTGTSATPGAATPQLIPQPQMLMPLVLNGLQSQTQVQGQNQDSPKQLLQQAVPVLGLSAAQQALLAQRLSGLQSQWAAFGLPATKMSLEEATKLAERSKDMAVQCIKVEPCDQQMSLRSEEDWNIDGVKKDLCFKNENTQLQSENMMGDGTADEKEHEENEMDVEGNDESLCEGEDANSKVTKSSVTPGFQHESPLSCVLDPNQGLRHSHNINSSGTANYTFRNTNFALQFAGHRSAKDHLLLSSGRPVLTEFQSQVLWAFLESRDDAETSSPQREDCEALGREVGLSGEEVRKWFLDAWQSKDKDRLDRFHDESMEEEEGNLMIDESEDGHSPSATGSHAIDLSSSGERHRIGKGSPRELLLTSDSENEEFYTSVIVTDEESQSSSMREESGSPIKQSSQVEPTPEKSSGGGKVLRSTTVFLSDAEDEYDDEQSMKKKRRKSEIAKEDVEIKQEKQDLDLDLQLEAQADPPTPLSITVDQQGVPANILQSLPISLSLAPLSTQLYSPYVLSLPSSVIGVGVSEGDRAKIAFSNTQPVSALSDPLNAPSTTHSFLSNGNDCESALDLSMGKNHSSTISVSTANRPSIQKSHLLDGLGLRPTTVGVPTDGGLIVVQVKPDSAIAIPSSTNSTLINRNNLAKTSTVYMRAAEKVTTSLIEREKEKEREKEQDQKRPKVRRFRDMRRSRTIIHADQLDILYGCYFKDPNPGKHEFEQISEWVNLPKKVVQIWFQNMRARERKGEVRFISDGTLAAVGKPLIKFTWPLSKPIFSNPPKSNTSPSTGWTSAKPQTGNILPKIEKLKEVKEPLKAPHQGPSRPNQTTSFTVVSTSPLIQKIKTEVAPITMVKIAPKTVTTPVAVPLLVSGIPTSRSAPKRKVEEVQAESEHTDEEDDHCQGGLESGTTNLMVPKLTTTPINKPAALASQKQNGLKYWPQKGPFKINTLSREQLGLSSQRPTATTTPTTPSPLTVTASPSQSQKEISYMQQNSTPRRPRTHLTSLQLSILQSCYETCAHPNALECEAVGTELGLPLKVVQIWFQNTRAKEKRWRLQQEKMSPNPSDPSKKIDVSSGSYLQYNALRANRPILPKPVQLTVVDPAPSYNIGQTTVRETLIGKCDACGAEFESRAAARDHVFSARHLATLRTTNFGLQASMVSNGSGTGSVGIISQSSTPSPASSSS; from the exons ATGCAG gaGGAGCCAGAAGAAACACTGGTAGGTGCCAGTAACAAGGGCTCGATGTGGTTATGCCCATTATGCCAAGAAAGTCATGCAGACCGTGAGAATCTCTCTCATCATCTTTCGGACAAACACAGTGTCCTCCCAGCCTGCCTTGATAAGTTACTGACTATT GCTGCTCCTAAACACCCTTCCATTGCTGAAGATGAAGAATCCAAATCTCAAAATCATGCAG ATGACACATCTCAGCTGAATTCAGAGAACAGAAATTCCCCCACACTGGCTTTCCAAAATGAGAACGAATCTACAGATGCAGTTGACAAATGTGGTTCTTCTGAGGAAAAAGAGCTGGATGAAGAAATTGAGGGAGGGAGAAATGAGGAAATTGACATGGGGGATCTGGAGTCAAATCAGGACAACGGGGAGCAAACTATAAAGACATCAGATGCATCTGTAAGCAATGGCAGATCTGTCTGCAAAAACAGTGTAGCCTATGAATTTGATAACAGTCGATTCAAGTGTAATGCATGTTTGGAGTCATTTCCAAATAGAACAGCTTTGAGTGTGCATTATAATTCAACCACCCATATTCAGAGAATGAGAACCGGGACGGTAAAAGACAGTGATTCAATCCCTTTCCTGTCTCGACCTTACGTCTCCACCAAACCATACCAGTGTGCCATCTGTCGTGTCTCCTACAATCATGCCATCACCCTTGAAAGTCATTTAAAATCTGTGTTGCACCAGAGTCGCAGCAGGAGTGCTGGGAATGCTACTCCTAGTTCCACTGCAAATACAGGAACTGGAACCATGGGTACAAGGTTGGCTCCAACCACTATTGGAAGCAACACACAGTTAGTTAATACCTCCACCAGCAACTGTGTCACCCAAGCAAACCTGACTGCAACAGCAGTAACAACCAAAGATGGAGAGCAGGTGCAGCCTCAGTTAGCTCCCTCATTACTTTCTTCTCCAGTGGCCTCTGCACAAGCAATGTCTGCTATTCTCACTCTTCTGACTTCCAGCCCAAATTCGCTCCCACACTCCATTCTTCCTCCTCTATTCACAACTGGAACATCTGCAACTCCAGGGGCAGCAACCCCACAGCTTATACCCCAGCCTCAGATGCTCATGCCTTTGGTGTTGAATGGGCTCCAATCTCAAACCCAAGTCCAGGGCCAGAATCAAGATTCTCCAAAGCAACTTTTGCAGCAGGCAGTGCCAGTTCTTGGTCTAAGTGCAGCACAACAGGCTCTTTTGGCTCAACGACTCAGTGGCTTACAAAGTCAGTGGGCTGCATTTGGCCTTCCTGCCACTAAAATGAGTTTAGAGGAGGCCACCAAGTTGGCAGAAAGGAGTAAAGACATGGCAGTACAATGCATAAAGGTTGAGCCTTGCGATCAGCAAATGTCACTAAGATCTGAAGAGGACTGGAATATTGATGGAGTGAAAAAAGACTTGTGTTTTAAAAATGAGAATACACAATTGCAAAGTGAGAATATGATGGGCGATGGCACAGCTGATGAAAAAGAGCATGAagaaaatgaaatggatgttgaAGGAAATGATGAAAGTTTGTGTGAGGGGGAAGATGCAAACTCTAAAGTAACTAAATCTTCAGTTACCCCAGGTTTTCAGCATGAAAGTCCATTGTCATGTGTTTTAGATCCTAATCAAGGTCTCAGACATTCACACAACATTAACAGCTCTGGCACTGCTAACTATACCTTTCGCAACACTAATTTTGCCTTACAATTTGCAGGCCACAGAAGTGCTAAAGATCATTTACTCTTGTCTTCGGGACGGCCTGTGCTCACTGAGTTCCAGTCCCAGGTTCTGTGGGCATTCTTAGAGTCTCGAGATGATGCTGAAACATCTAGTCCTCAGCGGGAAGACTGCGAAGCCCTAGGCAGGGAGGTAGGGCTAAGTGGAGAAGAGGTACGAAAGTGGTTTTTAGATGCCTGGCAATCCAAAGATAAGGACAGATTAGACCGCTTTCATGATGAAAGTATGGAGGAGGAAGAAGGTAATTTAATGATAGATGAGAGTGAAGATGGACACAGCCCATCAGCAACAGGTAGTCATGCCATTGACCTGTCAAGTAGTGGGGAGAGACATAGGATCGGTAAGGGAAGTCCAAGAGAATTGCTGCTGACTTCTGACTCTGAAAATGAAGAGTTCTACACATCAGTTATTGTGACTGATGAAGAAAGTCAGAGCAGCTCTATGAGGGAAGAGTCAGGTAGCCCAATCAAACAATCTTCACAGGTAGAGCCAACTCCTGAAAAGTCAAGTGGTGGCGGAAAGGTTCTTCGCTCTACAACAGTCTTCCTCTCAGATGCAGAGGATGAATATGATGATGAACAGAGTAtgaaaaagaaaaggagaaaaaGTGAGATTGCCAAGGAAGATGTGGAGATCAAGCAGGAAAAGCAAGATTTAGATCTTGATCTGCAGTTAGAGGCACAAGCAGACCCCCCTACCCCTCTTTCAATCACAGTTGATCAACAGGGTGTTCCAGCTAACATCTTGCAGTCATTGCCCATTTCCCTGTCGTTAGCTCCACTTTCTACCCAGTTATACAGTCCGTATGTACTCTCACTTCCTTCATCAGTTATTGGGGTTGGAGTTTCTGAAGGTGATCGGGCTAAAATAGCCTTTTCAAACACTCAACCAGTATCAGCACTTTCAGACCCTCTTAATGCACCTTCAACCACACACTCCTTCTTATCCAATGGTAATGATTGTGAGTCTGCTTTAGACCTTAGCATGGGGAAAAACCACAGCTCTACAATATCTGTCTCCACCGCTAACAGGCCCTCTATACAAAAAAGTCATTTGCTTGATGGTCTGGGATTAAGACCAACCACTGTTGGTGTTCCTACAGATGGAGGTCTCATTGTTGTTCAGGTGAAGCCAGATTCTGCCATAGCTATCCCATCTTCCACTAACAGTACTTTAATAAATCGCAATAATTTGGCTAAGACTAGCACTGTGTACATGAGGGCAGCAGAAAAAGTTACAACATCACTCATAGAAAGGGAAAAGGAGAAGGAACGAGAAAAAGAGCAGGATCAAAAGAGGCCAAAAGTCAGAAGGTTCAGGGACATGAGACGCTCTAGGACCATCATCCATGCTGACCAGCTTGATATTCTCTATGGATGTTATTTCAAAGATCCGAACCCAGGAAAACATGAATTTGAACAAATATCTGAGTGGGTGAATCTTCCAAAGAAAGTGGTTCAAATCTGGTTTCAGAATATGCGGGCCAGGGAGCGAAAGGGAGAGGTCCGTTTTATCAGTGATGGcactttggcagctgttggaaAACCACTAATAAAGTTCACCTGGCCACTCTCAAAACCAATATTCTCAAACCCTCCTAAATCCAACACCAGTCCCTCCACTGGCTGGACCTCTGCAAAACCTCAAACTGGAAATATTCTTCCAAAGATTGAGAAGTTAAAAGAAGTCAAGGAACCCCTGAAAGCTCCTCATCAGGGTCCAAGTAGACCAAATCAGACTACTTCATTCACGGTGGTGTCAACCAGTCCATTAATTCAAAAGATCAAAACAGAAGTAGCTCCAATTACAATGGTTAAAATAGCCCCTAAGACAGTGACTACCCCAGTTGCTGTTCCTCTGCTTGTCAGTGGAATTCCTACATCTCGATCTGCTCCAAAAAGGAAGGTTGAAGAGGTACAAGCAGAGTCTGAACACACTGATGAAGAGGATGACCATTGCCAGGGAGGGCTTGAGTCTGGAACTACAAACCTTATGGTGCCAAAATTGACCACTACGCCAATTAACAAGCCTGCTGCCTTGGCTTCTCAGAAACAAAATGGGCTCAAATATTGGCCTCAGAAAGGTCCGTTCAAAATAAACACCCTCTCAAGAGAACAGTTAGGCCTCAGCTCACAGCGGCCTACAGCCACTACCACCCCCACTACACCATCCCCTCTGACGGTTACGGCATCCCCTAgtcaaagccaaaaagaaataaGTTACATGCAGCAGAACTCCACCCCAAGACGACCTCGAACCCACCTAACCAGTCTTCAGCTGTCCATCCTGCAGTCCTGCTATGAGACGTGTGCTCATCCTAATGCACTGGAGTGTGAGGCAGTCGGAACAGAGCTTGGGCTTCCACTAAAGGTTGTGCAGATATGGTTCCAAAATACTCGTGCCAAGGAGAAACGCTGGAGGCTACAGCAAGAGAAAATG TCTCCTAATCCCTCTGACCCTTCTAAGAAGATCGATGTCAGCTCTGGTAGCTACCTACAGTACAATGCTCTTCGAGCCAACCGTCCCATCCTGCCCAAACCTGTACAGCTGACAGTTGTGGATCCCGCTCCATCATACAACATCGGTCAGACAACAGTCCGTGAGACTCTGATAGGCAAGTGCGATGCCTGTGGAGCTGAATTTGAATCCAGGGCCGCAGCACGTGATCATGTCTTCTCTGCTAGACATCTTGCCACTCTGAGAACCACTAACTTTGGTCTACAAGCATCAATGGTCAGCAATGGATCTGGTACGGGGTCTGTCGGTATTATCAGCCAGTCCTCTACTCCATCACCAGCTAGCAGCTCCAGCTAA
- the zfhx2 gene encoding uncharacterized protein zfhx2 isoform X2, whose translation MWLCPLCQESHADRENLSHHLSDKHSVLPACLDKLLTIAAPKHPSIAEDEESKSQNHADDTSQLNSENRNSPTLAFQNENESTDAVDKCGSSEEKELDEEIEGGRNEEIDMGDLESNQDNGEQTIKTSDASVSNGRSVCKNSVAYEFDNSRFKCNACLESFPNRTALSVHYNSTTHIQRMRTGTVKDSDSIPFLSRPYVSTKPYQCAICRVSYNHAITLESHLKSVLHQSRSRSAGNATPSSTANTGTGTMGTRLAPTTIGSNTQLVNTSTSNCVTQANLTATAVTTKDGEQVQPQLAPSLLSSPVASAQAMSAILTLLTSSPNSLPHSILPPLFTTGTSATPGAATPQLIPQPQMLMPLVLNGLQSQTQVQGQNQDSPKQLLQQAVPVLGLSAAQQALLAQRLSGLQSQWAAFGLPATKMSLEEATKLAERSKDMAVQCIKVEPCDQQMSLRSEEDWNIDGVKKDLCFKNENTQLQSENMMGDGTADEKEHEENEMDVEGNDESLCEGEDANSKVTKSSVTPGFQHESPLSCVLDPNQGLRHSHNINSSGTANYTFRNTNFALQFAGHRSAKDHLLLSSGRPVLTEFQSQVLWAFLESRDDAETSSPQREDCEALGREVGLSGEEVRKWFLDAWQSKDKDRLDRFHDESMEEEEGNLMIDESEDGHSPSATGSHAIDLSSSGERHRIGKGSPRELLLTSDSENEEFYTSVIVTDEESQSSSMREESGSPIKQSSQVEPTPEKSSGGGKVLRSTTVFLSDAEDEYDDEQSMKKKRRKSEIAKEDVEIKQEKQDLDLDLQLEAQADPPTPLSITVDQQGVPANILQSLPISLSLAPLSTQLYSPYVLSLPSSVIGVGVSEGDRAKIAFSNTQPVSALSDPLNAPSTTHSFLSNGNDCESALDLSMGKNHSSTISVSTANRPSIQKSHLLDGLGLRPTTVGVPTDGGLIVVQVKPDSAIAIPSSTNSTLINRNNLAKTSTVYMRAAEKVTTSLIEREKEKEREKEQDQKRPKVRRFRDMRRSRTIIHADQLDILYGCYFKDPNPGKHEFEQISEWVNLPKKVVQIWFQNMRARERKGEVRFISDGTLAAVGKPLIKFTWPLSKPIFSNPPKSNTSPSTGWTSAKPQTGNILPKIEKLKEVKEPLKAPHQGPSRPNQTTSFTVVSTSPLIQKIKTEVAPITMVKIAPKTVTTPVAVPLLVSGIPTSRSAPKRKVEEVQAESEHTDEEDDHCQGGLESGTTNLMVPKLTTTPINKPAALASQKQNGLKYWPQKGPFKINTLSREQLGLSSQRPTATTTPTTPSPLTVTASPSQSQKEISYMQQNSTPRRPRTHLTSLQLSILQSCYETCAHPNALECEAVGTELGLPLKVVQIWFQNTRAKEKRWRLQQEKMSPNPSDPSKKIDVSSGSYLQYNALRANRPILPKPVQLTVVDPAPSYNIGQTTVRETLIGKCDACGAEFESRAAARDHVFSARHLATLRTTNFGLQASMVSNGSGTGSVGIISQSSTPSPASSSS comes from the exons ATGTGGTTATGCCCATTATGCCAAGAAAGTCATGCAGACCGTGAGAATCTCTCTCATCATCTTTCGGACAAACACAGTGTCCTCCCAGCCTGCCTTGATAAGTTACTGACTATT GCTGCTCCTAAACACCCTTCCATTGCTGAAGATGAAGAATCCAAATCTCAAAATCATGCAG ATGACACATCTCAGCTGAATTCAGAGAACAGAAATTCCCCCACACTGGCTTTCCAAAATGAGAACGAATCTACAGATGCAGTTGACAAATGTGGTTCTTCTGAGGAAAAAGAGCTGGATGAAGAAATTGAGGGAGGGAGAAATGAGGAAATTGACATGGGGGATCTGGAGTCAAATCAGGACAACGGGGAGCAAACTATAAAGACATCAGATGCATCTGTAAGCAATGGCAGATCTGTCTGCAAAAACAGTGTAGCCTATGAATTTGATAACAGTCGATTCAAGTGTAATGCATGTTTGGAGTCATTTCCAAATAGAACAGCTTTGAGTGTGCATTATAATTCAACCACCCATATTCAGAGAATGAGAACCGGGACGGTAAAAGACAGTGATTCAATCCCTTTCCTGTCTCGACCTTACGTCTCCACCAAACCATACCAGTGTGCCATCTGTCGTGTCTCCTACAATCATGCCATCACCCTTGAAAGTCATTTAAAATCTGTGTTGCACCAGAGTCGCAGCAGGAGTGCTGGGAATGCTACTCCTAGTTCCACTGCAAATACAGGAACTGGAACCATGGGTACAAGGTTGGCTCCAACCACTATTGGAAGCAACACACAGTTAGTTAATACCTCCACCAGCAACTGTGTCACCCAAGCAAACCTGACTGCAACAGCAGTAACAACCAAAGATGGAGAGCAGGTGCAGCCTCAGTTAGCTCCCTCATTACTTTCTTCTCCAGTGGCCTCTGCACAAGCAATGTCTGCTATTCTCACTCTTCTGACTTCCAGCCCAAATTCGCTCCCACACTCCATTCTTCCTCCTCTATTCACAACTGGAACATCTGCAACTCCAGGGGCAGCAACCCCACAGCTTATACCCCAGCCTCAGATGCTCATGCCTTTGGTGTTGAATGGGCTCCAATCTCAAACCCAAGTCCAGGGCCAGAATCAAGATTCTCCAAAGCAACTTTTGCAGCAGGCAGTGCCAGTTCTTGGTCTAAGTGCAGCACAACAGGCTCTTTTGGCTCAACGACTCAGTGGCTTACAAAGTCAGTGGGCTGCATTTGGCCTTCCTGCCACTAAAATGAGTTTAGAGGAGGCCACCAAGTTGGCAGAAAGGAGTAAAGACATGGCAGTACAATGCATAAAGGTTGAGCCTTGCGATCAGCAAATGTCACTAAGATCTGAAGAGGACTGGAATATTGATGGAGTGAAAAAAGACTTGTGTTTTAAAAATGAGAATACACAATTGCAAAGTGAGAATATGATGGGCGATGGCACAGCTGATGAAAAAGAGCATGAagaaaatgaaatggatgttgaAGGAAATGATGAAAGTTTGTGTGAGGGGGAAGATGCAAACTCTAAAGTAACTAAATCTTCAGTTACCCCAGGTTTTCAGCATGAAAGTCCATTGTCATGTGTTTTAGATCCTAATCAAGGTCTCAGACATTCACACAACATTAACAGCTCTGGCACTGCTAACTATACCTTTCGCAACACTAATTTTGCCTTACAATTTGCAGGCCACAGAAGTGCTAAAGATCATTTACTCTTGTCTTCGGGACGGCCTGTGCTCACTGAGTTCCAGTCCCAGGTTCTGTGGGCATTCTTAGAGTCTCGAGATGATGCTGAAACATCTAGTCCTCAGCGGGAAGACTGCGAAGCCCTAGGCAGGGAGGTAGGGCTAAGTGGAGAAGAGGTACGAAAGTGGTTTTTAGATGCCTGGCAATCCAAAGATAAGGACAGATTAGACCGCTTTCATGATGAAAGTATGGAGGAGGAAGAAGGTAATTTAATGATAGATGAGAGTGAAGATGGACACAGCCCATCAGCAACAGGTAGTCATGCCATTGACCTGTCAAGTAGTGGGGAGAGACATAGGATCGGTAAGGGAAGTCCAAGAGAATTGCTGCTGACTTCTGACTCTGAAAATGAAGAGTTCTACACATCAGTTATTGTGACTGATGAAGAAAGTCAGAGCAGCTCTATGAGGGAAGAGTCAGGTAGCCCAATCAAACAATCTTCACAGGTAGAGCCAACTCCTGAAAAGTCAAGTGGTGGCGGAAAGGTTCTTCGCTCTACAACAGTCTTCCTCTCAGATGCAGAGGATGAATATGATGATGAACAGAGTAtgaaaaagaaaaggagaaaaaGTGAGATTGCCAAGGAAGATGTGGAGATCAAGCAGGAAAAGCAAGATTTAGATCTTGATCTGCAGTTAGAGGCACAAGCAGACCCCCCTACCCCTCTTTCAATCACAGTTGATCAACAGGGTGTTCCAGCTAACATCTTGCAGTCATTGCCCATTTCCCTGTCGTTAGCTCCACTTTCTACCCAGTTATACAGTCCGTATGTACTCTCACTTCCTTCATCAGTTATTGGGGTTGGAGTTTCTGAAGGTGATCGGGCTAAAATAGCCTTTTCAAACACTCAACCAGTATCAGCACTTTCAGACCCTCTTAATGCACCTTCAACCACACACTCCTTCTTATCCAATGGTAATGATTGTGAGTCTGCTTTAGACCTTAGCATGGGGAAAAACCACAGCTCTACAATATCTGTCTCCACCGCTAACAGGCCCTCTATACAAAAAAGTCATTTGCTTGATGGTCTGGGATTAAGACCAACCACTGTTGGTGTTCCTACAGATGGAGGTCTCATTGTTGTTCAGGTGAAGCCAGATTCTGCCATAGCTATCCCATCTTCCACTAACAGTACTTTAATAAATCGCAATAATTTGGCTAAGACTAGCACTGTGTACATGAGGGCAGCAGAAAAAGTTACAACATCACTCATAGAAAGGGAAAAGGAGAAGGAACGAGAAAAAGAGCAGGATCAAAAGAGGCCAAAAGTCAGAAGGTTCAGGGACATGAGACGCTCTAGGACCATCATCCATGCTGACCAGCTTGATATTCTCTATGGATGTTATTTCAAAGATCCGAACCCAGGAAAACATGAATTTGAACAAATATCTGAGTGGGTGAATCTTCCAAAGAAAGTGGTTCAAATCTGGTTTCAGAATATGCGGGCCAGGGAGCGAAAGGGAGAGGTCCGTTTTATCAGTGATGGcactttggcagctgttggaaAACCACTAATAAAGTTCACCTGGCCACTCTCAAAACCAATATTCTCAAACCCTCCTAAATCCAACACCAGTCCCTCCACTGGCTGGACCTCTGCAAAACCTCAAACTGGAAATATTCTTCCAAAGATTGAGAAGTTAAAAGAAGTCAAGGAACCCCTGAAAGCTCCTCATCAGGGTCCAAGTAGACCAAATCAGACTACTTCATTCACGGTGGTGTCAACCAGTCCATTAATTCAAAAGATCAAAACAGAAGTAGCTCCAATTACAATGGTTAAAATAGCCCCTAAGACAGTGACTACCCCAGTTGCTGTTCCTCTGCTTGTCAGTGGAATTCCTACATCTCGATCTGCTCCAAAAAGGAAGGTTGAAGAGGTACAAGCAGAGTCTGAACACACTGATGAAGAGGATGACCATTGCCAGGGAGGGCTTGAGTCTGGAACTACAAACCTTATGGTGCCAAAATTGACCACTACGCCAATTAACAAGCCTGCTGCCTTGGCTTCTCAGAAACAAAATGGGCTCAAATATTGGCCTCAGAAAGGTCCGTTCAAAATAAACACCCTCTCAAGAGAACAGTTAGGCCTCAGCTCACAGCGGCCTACAGCCACTACCACCCCCACTACACCATCCCCTCTGACGGTTACGGCATCCCCTAgtcaaagccaaaaagaaataaGTTACATGCAGCAGAACTCCACCCCAAGACGACCTCGAACCCACCTAACCAGTCTTCAGCTGTCCATCCTGCAGTCCTGCTATGAGACGTGTGCTCATCCTAATGCACTGGAGTGTGAGGCAGTCGGAACAGAGCTTGGGCTTCCACTAAAGGTTGTGCAGATATGGTTCCAAAATACTCGTGCCAAGGAGAAACGCTGGAGGCTACAGCAAGAGAAAATG TCTCCTAATCCCTCTGACCCTTCTAAGAAGATCGATGTCAGCTCTGGTAGCTACCTACAGTACAATGCTCTTCGAGCCAACCGTCCCATCCTGCCCAAACCTGTACAGCTGACAGTTGTGGATCCCGCTCCATCATACAACATCGGTCAGACAACAGTCCGTGAGACTCTGATAGGCAAGTGCGATGCCTGTGGAGCTGAATTTGAATCCAGGGCCGCAGCACGTGATCATGTCTTCTCTGCTAGACATCTTGCCACTCTGAGAACCACTAACTTTGGTCTACAAGCATCAATGGTCAGCAATGGATCTGGTACGGGGTCTGTCGGTATTATCAGCCAGTCCTCTACTCCATCACCAGCTAGCAGCTCCAGCTAA